A single region of the Bacillus cereus genome encodes:
- the kapD gene encoding 3'-5' exonuclease KapD, whose protein sequence is MDEQRFLFLDFEFTMPQHRKKPKGFFPEIIEVGLVSVVGCKVEDTYASHVRPKTFPSLTDRCKKFLGIKQEVVDKGISFHELVEKLAEYEKRCKPTIVTWGNMDMKVLKHNCEMAGLEFPFFGQCRDLSLEYKKFFGERNQTGLWKAIEAYGKAGTGKHHCALDDAMTTYNIFKLVEKDKEYLVKPAPPTLGELVDFSKVLKNVSTQ, encoded by the coding sequence ATGGATGAACAACGATTTTTATTTTTAGACTTTGAGTTTACGATGCCCCAGCATAGAAAAAAGCCAAAAGGTTTTTTCCCGGAAATTATTGAGGTAGGACTCGTTTCAGTTGTTGGTTGTAAGGTGGAAGATACGTATGCATCACATGTCAGGCCAAAAACATTTCCGTCCTTAACGGATCGATGTAAAAAATTTTTAGGAATTAAACAGGAAGTAGTGGACAAAGGAATTTCTTTTCATGAACTTGTTGAGAAACTTGCAGAATATGAAAAGAGGTGTAAACCGACAATTGTAACGTGGGGAAATATGGATATGAAAGTCTTAAAGCATAACTGCGAAATGGCGGGTTTAGAATTTCCATTCTTTGGACAGTGTCGTGATTTATCGCTTGAGTATAAGAAGTTTTTTGGAGAGAGAAATCAAACAGGGCTGTGGAAAGCAATTGAGGCATATGGAAAAGCAGGAACAGGAAAGCATCATTGTGCGCTTGATGATGCGATGACGACATATAATATTTTTAAATTAGTAGAAAAAGATAAAGAGTATTTAGTCAAACCAGCACCTCCGACATTAGGCGAACTTGTTGATTTTTCGAAAGTGTTAAAGAACGTGAGTACACAGTAA
- a CDS encoding ArsB/NhaD family transporter: MHETTQELANWQYYFAIAVFLITYAIIISEKINRAVIALLGAAFMVIAGVVDLHNAFTKHIEWGTITLLIGMMILVNITSKSGVFQYVAIKAAKGAQGNPIKILISLSLLTALGSAFLDNVTTVLLVVPVTLSITRILQVNPVPYLLSEIIFSNIGGTATLIGDPPNIMIGSANKHLDFNAFLLNLAPIVIIIIAVTATMLYFMYRKQLIADPVQIKKLMSLDEKQYIKDPVLMKKSLTVLGLTIVGFMTHSIFHIDAAIIALTGATVLMLIGVKEHEIEEVFASVEWVTIFFFAGLFVLVGGLIDIGLIKTLAQKVIGITGGDISQASILILWVSGIASATIDNIPFVATMIPLINDMAVGLGLSPSDAQIDVLWWALALGACLGGNGTLIGASANVIVAGIASREGHKFSYMEFLKVGFPIMIVSLIISHIYIYFRYLM, encoded by the coding sequence TTGCATGAAACAACGCAAGAGCTCGCAAACTGGCAGTATTATTTCGCTATCGCAGTCTTTTTAATTACATATGCCATTATTATTTCTGAAAAAATTAACCGTGCTGTCATCGCACTTCTTGGTGCAGCATTCATGGTAATTGCAGGGGTCGTTGACTTACACAATGCCTTTACGAAACATATTGAATGGGGAACTATTACGTTACTCATCGGTATGATGATACTAGTAAACATTACAAGTAAGTCAGGTGTCTTCCAATACGTTGCCATTAAAGCCGCAAAAGGAGCACAAGGAAATCCAATTAAAATTTTAATTTCACTTTCCTTACTTACCGCGCTTGGCTCCGCATTTTTAGATAACGTTACAACAGTACTTCTTGTTGTTCCAGTTACTTTATCTATTACGCGCATCTTGCAAGTAAATCCTGTTCCATATTTACTTTCTGAAATTATTTTTTCAAATATCGGAGGAACAGCAACATTAATTGGGGATCCACCAAATATTATGATTGGTTCTGCAAATAAGCATTTAGATTTCAATGCTTTCTTACTAAACTTAGCACCAATTGTAATTATTATCATTGCAGTAACAGCAACAATGCTTTACTTCATGTACCGTAAGCAATTAATTGCTGATCCTGTACAAATTAAGAAATTAATGAGCTTAGATGAAAAACAATACATTAAAGACCCAGTATTAATGAAAAAATCTTTAACAGTACTTGGACTTACGATTGTAGGTTTCATGACTCATTCTATTTTCCATATTGATGCAGCTATCATCGCCTTAACTGGTGCTACTGTCCTTATGTTAATCGGTGTGAAAGAACATGAAATTGAAGAAGTATTCGCTAGCGTAGAATGGGTAACAATCTTCTTCTTCGCGGGACTATTCGTACTCGTTGGAGGACTTATCGATATCGGTCTTATCAAAACGTTAGCTCAAAAAGTAATCGGAATAACAGGCGGGGATATTTCTCAAGCATCTATCCTTATTCTATGGGTATCTGGTATCGCCTCTGCAACAATCGATAACATTCCATTCGTTGCAACAATGATCCCACTTATTAACGATATGGCAGTTGGGCTAGGTTTATCACCTTCTGATGCACAAATCGACGTACTATGGTGGGCATTAGCATTAGGTGCTTGCCTAGGTGGAAACGGAACATTAATTGGGGCTTCTGCTAACGTAATCGTAGCCGGAATCGCAAGTCGTGAGGGGCATAAATTCAGCTACATGGAATTCCTTAAAGTCGGCTTCCCCATTATGATCGTTTCATTAATCATTTCTCACATTTACATTTATTTCCGCTACCTTATGTAG
- a CDS encoding DNA alkylation repair protein, producing MHPFVKALQEHFTAHQNPEKAEPMARYMKNHFPFLGIQTPERRQLLKDVIQIHTLPDKKDFQIIVRELWDLPEREFQAAALDIMQKYKKHINETHIPFLEELIVTKSWWDSVDSIVPTFLGGIFLKHPELISAYIPKWIASENIWLQRAAILFQLKYKQKMDEELLFWIIGQLHSSKEFFIQKAIGWVLREYAKTKPDVVWEYVQTNELAPLSKREAIKHIKQNYGINNEKIGETLS from the coding sequence ATGCATCCATTTGTAAAGGCATTACAAGAGCATTTTACAGCTCATCAAAATCCCGAAAAAGCAGAACCGATGGCACGTTATATGAAAAATCACTTCCCTTTTCTAGGTATTCAAACACCTGAAAGAAGACAATTATTAAAAGACGTTATTCAAATACATACTCTCCCAGATAAAAAAGACTTCCAAATTATCGTACGTGAGCTTTGGGATTTACCAGAACGTGAATTTCAGGCAGCTGCACTTGATATTATGCAAAAATATAAAAAGCATATAAATGAAACTCATATCCCATTTCTAGAAGAACTTATTGTCACGAAATCTTGGTGGGATTCTGTAGATAGCATCGTTCCTACCTTTTTAGGTGGTATCTTTTTAAAACATCCAGAATTAATTTCTGCATATATTCCAAAGTGGATTGCATCAGAAAACATATGGTTACAACGTGCCGCAATTTTATTCCAGCTAAAATATAAACAAAAGATGGATGAAGAACTTCTTTTCTGGATTATCGGACAACTACATTCTTCAAAAGAATTTTTCATTCAAAAAGCGATTGGCTGGGTCCTTCGTGAATACGCAAAAACAAAGCCAGATGTAGTATGGGAATACGTTCAAACTAACGAACTTGCCCCGCTCAGTAAACGTGAAGCTATTAAACACATTAAACAAAACTATGGAATAAATAATGAAAAAATAGGCGAGACTCTATCATAG